The Chloroflexota bacterium genomic interval GCGCTCCGTCGTGCCGCAAGAGGTCAGTTTTGCCTCGCAATCGGCATGGAAGCGTACCATTGTGCTGCTCGCCGGCTCATTCGTGAACCTGATTTTCCCGGTAATCGTGTTCGCGGTGATGTTCGCGCTACCACACGATGTGCCGAGCGGAAGAGTCGTAATCACCGCAGTCGCCCCAAACTCTCCGGCAGAACAGGCAGGGCTGACATCGGGCGATGCGATTGTCGCGGTGAACGGCAGCCAGCTGGACACGCACGCCGATCTGATGCAGGAAACGATGTCCAATCTAGGCTCGCCAACCGAGTTGACCATACAGCGCGGCGTGTTCATCGGCAATCCGCCCGCTCCGCAGCCCACATCCGGCAGCCACGAAATCGCGATACTCGTGCCACGCGTTGACCCGCCTGAACTGCGTGTCGTGGAACGCGTGGTTGATCCAACAAGCGAAGTGTCGCTGGCGGACGCCCGGCGCTACCAGTCCAGCCTGCAAATCGGCGACACGATGCGGCAAGGCGCGATGGGCGTGATGATTGGCACCTACGACACGCGGCTTGTGGAGCGCGACTATTCCATATTCCAAGCAGTACCGATGTCGTTCCAGCAAATGTGGAAAGTGCTCACGCTAACGCAGTCAAGCATATCGCGCTGGGCGTCCGGCGGGCCTGATCCTGGATTGTCCGGTCCCGTCGGCATCGCGCGCGTAACCGGGCAAGTCGCGGAGAGCGGCATATCGCCACTGTTGCAGCTGACGGCGATAATCAGCATAAGCCTGGGCATTGTCAACCTGCTACCCATCCCGGCGCTCGACGGCGGCAGGCTAATGTTCGTGTTACTAGAGTTCCTGCGCGGCGGCAAGCCCATATCGCCGCGCTATGAAGGCATGGCGCACCTAGTCGGCTTCGTAGTGCTAATCGGCCTGATAGTGGTTGTGAGCTACTTCGACATTTTGCGGCTGATAAACGGGGATAGCGTGATACCGTAATAGATGCGGAAGCGTCGATAAGAACACGGGGGAAGAATTGATGTGTCATCGTGGCCTTCACCAATCTTTCACCAATCTATGGAGAAGGCAAAGCAAGGGCACACAGGCGCAGCGCAGGTAATACATCCTATACTGTCAATCTTGCATCAACGAAGAACGGACAAGTCGGAACGGCAATCCCCCACAGTGGATATGCCACAGTGGACAGGAGACAGGCGAGTGCGAAAGAGACGCGTAACGAAGCCAGTGTATGTCGGCGATGTGAAGATTGGCGGCGATGCGCCGGTGAGTGTGCAGTCAATGACGAAGACGGACACGCGCGATGTCGCAGCCACCGTGCGCCAAATCCGTGAGGTCGAGGATGCTGGCGGCGAAATTATCCGCTGCGCCGTGCCGGATATGGAAGCCGCCAAAGCGCTTGCCGAAATCAAGAAGCAGGTCAATATCCCCATCGTTGCGGACATTCACTTCCACTATCAGCTCGCGTTAGA includes:
- a CDS encoding DnaJ domain-containing protein; its protein translation is MFDLPSWLLVFPVLGFLIFIHEMGHFLTAKWFGITVKEFGFGFPPRLVGVRFSPGGTIYSINWIPLGGFVRMVGEHGEGIEEGKYVRQKPDKNVILIRGRHNYPDFYGLFAVPRDASQEDIRRSYVELVELINLREPERRDRMLHTLQIAYSELSNPEKRAAYDELIKNVKMEPADPPDYYGLLEVAPNATQQEIDDGYAELVDLINKKNPDNRAGMLRYAEHAHSVVSDPESRESYDRRLRSVVPQEVSFASQSAWKRTIVLLAGSFVNLIFPVIVFAVMFALPHDVPSGRVVITAVAPNSPAEQAGLTSGDAIVAVNGSQLDTHADLMQETMSNLGSPTELTIQRGVFIGNPPAPQPTSGSHEIAILVPRVDPPELRVVERVVDPTSEVSLADARRYQSSLQIGDTMRQGAMGVMIGTYDTRLVERDYSIFQAVPMSFQQMWKVLTLTQSSISRWASGGPDPGLSGPVGIARVTGQVAESGISPLLQLTAIISISLGIVNLLPIPALDGGRLMFVLLEFLRGGKPISPRYEGMAHLVGFVVLIGLIVVVSYFDILRLINGDSVIP